The Sulfitobacter sp. SK011 genome has a window encoding:
- a CDS encoding VWA domain-containing protein, with translation MAEHLPLNLPDDPKLMGNITHFARALRRAGLPIGPGRVIDAIRAVEAAGFNNKRDFYWTLHACFVNRPEHRTVFAQLFRLYWRDPRYLEHMMAAMLPAIRGVQEDRPAQAAEKRAAEALLDGAEAPPQDDADEAPEEDALIEVDASLTMSAAERLRTLDFEQMSLAEMAQAKRMLAQLALPIKPLPSRRSMVSNRGRIDAARTLRGALRKGGEMNKLAFKTPRPRYPNLVVLCDISGSMSQYSRVILHFLHAVANARGAGWAQVHAFTFGTRLTNITRHLATRDVDAALAAAGAEAQDWEGGTRIGASLAAFNRDWSRRVMGQGAVVLLITDGLDRDAPEDLARQMQRLHLSARRLIWLNPLLRWDGFAPKAVGIRAMLPHVDSFRAGHSIASLEELAAVISKPDDVGEKARLMAAGQDLPS, from the coding sequence ATGGCTGAACATCTGCCCCTGAACCTTCCTGATGATCCCAAACTTATGGGCAACATCACCCATTTTGCCCGCGCCTTGCGCCGGGCGGGGCTGCCGATTGGGCCGGGCCGGGTGATCGACGCCATTCGCGCGGTTGAAGCCGCCGGGTTCAACAATAAGCGCGACTTTTACTGGACCCTGCACGCCTGTTTCGTGAACCGCCCCGAACATCGCACCGTTTTTGCCCAGCTCTTTCGGCTTTATTGGCGTGATCCGCGGTATCTGGAACATATGATGGCCGCCATGTTGCCCGCGATCCGCGGCGTGCAAGAGGACCGCCCGGCACAGGCCGCAGAAAAACGCGCGGCAGAGGCGCTTTTGGACGGCGCAGAGGCTCCGCCACAGGATGACGCAGATGAGGCACCAGAAGAAGACGCGCTGATCGAGGTTGACGCCAGCCTCACCATGTCCGCCGCCGAACGCCTGCGCACGCTGGATTTCGAACAGATGAGCCTTGCCGAGATGGCGCAGGCCAAACGGATGCTTGCGCAATTGGCGCTGCCGATCAAACCCTTGCCGTCGCGCCGGTCCATGGTGTCGAACCGGGGCCGCATTGACGCGGCGCGCACCTTGCGCGGTGCGCTTCGCAAAGGTGGCGAAATGAACAAGCTTGCCTTCAAAACGCCGCGCCCGCGCTACCCCAATCTGGTGGTGCTCTGCGATATTTCCGGCTCCATGAGCCAATACAGCCGGGTGATTTTGCATTTCTTGCACGCGGTTGCCAATGCGCGCGGGGCCGGTTGGGCGCAGGTGCATGCGTTCACCTTTGGCACCCGGCTGACCAACATCACCCGCCATCTGGCCACCCGAGATGTGGATGCCGCCCTTGCCGCCGCCGGGGCAGAGGCGCAGGATTGGGAGGGGGGCACGCGCATCGGTGCCTCGCTTGCGGCCTTCAACCGTGACTGGTCACGCCGGGTGATGGGGCAGGGTGCCGTGGTGCTGTTAATCACCGACGGGCTGGACCGCGATGCCCCGGAAGATCTGGCGCGTCAGATGCAGCGCCTGCATCTGAGCGCGCGGCGACTGATCTGGCTGAACCCGCTGTTGCGCTGGGACGGCTTTGCGCCCAAGGCGGTTGGCATTCGTGCAATGCTGCCGCATGTCGACAGCTTTCGCGCTGGCCATTCCATTGCCTCACTAGAGGAATTGGCGGCGGTTATTTCCAAACCCGACGATGTGGGCGAAAAGGCACGCCTGATGGCCGCTGGGCAGGACTTGCCCAGCTAG
- a CDS encoding LysR family transcriptional regulator, producing MQHLPWNDLRVLLGVSRTQSLSGAAALLGVNATTVSRRLKVLEGLAGSPLLIRDQSGKLRLTQHGLALAEQAEGMERHANLAEAVLGRDKILHGTVRLTAVPFLLNRFIIPHIHSFSAANPALQVSLIPDNRNLSLTRREVDLAIRFGEPQEGGDAVLTQKLGRIVFAAFTAKAFYEVPDIDRPWLTYDPVAAHLPQAGWTEKYAKDSGGKTAGVLMHDLEAAYQTVLHTPSRAVLPDVIGSKDERLVRLGDQDGQHEMHRNVWLLRHRDMRGVDRIDAATAWLTKAELFDQA from the coding sequence ATGCAGCATCTTCCCTGGAATGATCTTCGTGTATTGCTTGGCGTTTCGCGCACGCAGTCGCTGTCAGGGGCGGCGGCCTTGCTGGGCGTCAACGCGACGACAGTCTCGCGCAGGCTCAAGGTGCTTGAGGGTCTGGCCGGATCGCCGCTGCTTATCCGCGATCAGAGCGGAAAGCTTCGTCTGACCCAACACGGGCTGGCACTTGCGGAGCAAGCCGAAGGCATGGAACGTCACGCGAATCTGGCGGAGGCGGTTCTGGGCCGGGATAAGATTCTGCATGGTACAGTTCGGCTCACGGCTGTGCCATTTCTGTTGAACCGCTTTATCATCCCGCACATTCACAGCTTTTCAGCGGCCAATCCGGCGCTTCAGGTCAGCCTCATTCCCGATAACAGAAACCTCAGCCTCACAAGGCGAGAAGTTGATCTGGCCATCCGTTTTGGCGAACCGCAGGAAGGCGGTGATGCGGTGCTGACTCAAAAACTGGGCAGAATCGTGTTTGCGGCATTCACTGCAAAGGCGTTTTACGAGGTCCCTGATATTGATCGCCCATGGCTGACCTACGATCCTGTGGCGGCGCATCTTCCGCAGGCAGGTTGGACGGAAAAATACGCAAAGGACTCAGGCGGAAAAACTGCCGGTGTGTTGATGCACGATCTTGAAGCGGCCTATCAAACGGTGCTGCACACGCCGTCCCGAGCGGTGCTGCCGGATGTGATCGGATCGAAAGATGAGCGTCTTGTCAGGCTCGGGGATCAGGACGGGCAACATGAGATGCATCGCAATGTCTGGTTGCTGCGACATCGCGACATGCGCGGTGTTGACCGCATTGACGCGGCAACGGCTTGGCTGACGAAGGCGGAACTGTTTGATCAGGCGTGA
- a CDS encoding sulfotransferase, translated as MTGPRIINLGLPKTGTTTLTDALRHAGLAVADWKIRLGQSTRSDIIGEHVGKIIYADYFDSGDPLARLTEFDMINEMSAVRHDRSLWPQTDWGLLSAIQEHHPNVRFLMTYRDPMKTANSMMRWNNLGNRRLPMADIPGLPRGFGDTEDALARWIDGHFRFCRRVFQGCDNFLEYDIEDTGAQDKIAAYLGLDLPWWGRSNVGTPAGPEGVS; from the coding sequence ATGACTGGCCCGCGCATCATCAATCTGGGGTTGCCTAAAACCGGCACGACCACGCTGACCGATGCGCTGCGTCACGCCGGGCTTGCGGTGGCTGACTGGAAAATCAGACTCGGACAATCAACGCGCAGCGACATCATCGGCGAACATGTGGGCAAGATCATCTATGCCGATTATTTCGACAGCGGTGATCCCCTGGCCCGTCTGACTGAGTTCGATATGATCAATGAAATGAGCGCCGTGCGCCATGACCGCAGCCTCTGGCCGCAAACCGACTGGGGGCTTCTTTCAGCGATCCAGGAACACCATCCGAACGTCAGGTTCCTGATGACCTACCGCGACCCGATGAAGACCGCCAACAGCATGATGCGCTGGAACAATCTGGGCAATCGGCGTCTGCCCATGGCCGATATCCCCGGACTGCCGCGCGGGTTCGGGGACACCGAAGACGCATTGGCACGCTGGATTGACGGGCATTTCAGGTTTTGCCGGCGCGTCTTTCAGGGCTGCGACAACTTTCTGGAATACGACATTGAAGACACCGGCGCGCAAGACAAGATCGCGGCCTATCTGGGACTTGATCTGCCGTGGTGGGGCCGAAGCAATGTGGGCACGCCCGCCGGTCCGGAAGGGGTAAGCTGA
- the purL gene encoding phosphoribosylformylglycinamidine synthase subunit PurL has translation MTEPDITPELIKAHGFTLDEYAEVKRILNRDPNYTEMGIFSAMWNEHCSYKSSKKWLRTLPTEGPQVICGPGENAGVVDIGDGQALVFKMESHNHPSYIEPYQGAATGVGGILRDVFTMGARPIAAMNALSFGRPDHPKTRQLVHGVVAGVGGYGNCFGVPTIGGEVRFDAAYDGNCLVNAFAAGLADADKIFYSAASGVGMPVVYLGAKTGRDGVGGATMASAEFDDTIEEKRPTVQVGDPFTEKRLMEATLELMATGAVISIQDMGAAGLTCSAVEMGDKGGLGVRLDLENVPQREPNMTAYEMMLSESQERMLMVLKPELEAEARAVFDKWDLDFAIVGETMAEDRFLIVHNGEVKADLPLSKLASTAPEYDRPWVETPAAAPLADVPGIDPIDGLRALISDPNYASKAWVYEQYDTMVMADSARTPGLGSGIVRVHGTDKALAFTSDVTPRYVKANPFEGGKQAVAEAYRNLCAVGARPLATTDNMNFGNPEKPEIMGQFVGAIKGIGAAVKALDMPIVSGNVSLYNETDGTGILPTPTIGAVGLLDHTDDIIGTQVRDGHVALVLGDTAGHLGQSALLAQVFRRADGDAPHVDLDAERAHGDFIRANRALIKACTDLSDGGLALAAFELAESAGVGVTIDADDTPTLFGEDQARYLIACNFDEAEALMSAAGAAGVPLTTVGSFGGDQVTFGSTSAPLAELSEVYRSAFAAAFA, from the coding sequence ATGACCGAACCTGACATTACGCCAGAGCTGATCAAGGCCCACGGGTTCACGCTCGATGAATATGCTGAAGTGAAGCGTATCCTGAACCGGGACCCCAATTATACCGAAATGGGCATATTTTCAGCGATGTGGAACGAGCATTGTTCCTACAAATCTTCCAAGAAATGGCTGCGGACCCTGCCCACGGAAGGCCCGCAGGTCATTTGCGGCCCCGGTGAGAATGCAGGCGTGGTCGATATTGGCGATGGGCAAGCGCTGGTGTTCAAGATGGAAAGCCACAATCACCCCTCCTACATCGAACCCTATCAGGGGGCGGCAACGGGCGTGGGGGGCATCTTGCGCGACGTTTTCACCATGGGCGCGCGGCCCATTGCGGCGATGAATGCACTGAGTTTTGGCCGTCCAGATCACCCCAAGACGCGCCAGCTGGTGCACGGCGTGGTCGCAGGCGTTGGCGGTTACGGCAATTGTTTTGGCGTGCCGACCATTGGCGGCGAGGTCCGCTTTGATGCCGCCTATGATGGCAACTGTCTGGTGAATGCCTTTGCTGCTGGTCTGGCAGATGCAGACAAGATCTTTTATTCCGCCGCCTCAGGGGTTGGCATGCCTGTCGTTTATCTGGGTGCAAAAACCGGCCGCGATGGTGTTGGTGGGGCCACCATGGCCTCTGCCGAATTTGACGACACGATTGAGGAAAAGCGCCCGACGGTACAGGTGGGCGACCCCTTCACTGAAAAACGTCTGATGGAAGCAACGCTGGAGCTGATGGCGACCGGTGCCGTGATTTCCATTCAGGACATGGGGGCCGCTGGCCTGACCTGTTCGGCAGTGGAAATGGGCGACAAAGGGGGGCTGGGCGTCCGGCTTGATCTGGAAAACGTGCCACAGCGCGAACCCAATATGACCGCCTATGAAATGATGTTGTCGGAATCCCAGGAACGCATGCTGATGGTGCTCAAGCCCGAGCTTGAGGCCGAAGCCCGCGCCGTCTTTGACAAATGGGACCTCGATTTCGCCATCGTGGGTGAAACCATGGCCGAAGACCGGTTCTTGATTGTCCACAATGGTGAGGTCAAAGCCGATCTGCCGCTGTCCAAGCTGGCCAGCACCGCGCCCGAATACGACCGGCCTTGGGTGGAAACACCCGCCGCTGCCCCATTGGCAGATGTGCCCGGCATTGACCCCATTGACGGGCTGCGCGCGCTGATCTCGGACCCGAACTATGCCTCCAAGGCGTGGGTTTATGAACAATATGACACCATGGTGATGGCCGACAGTGCCCGCACACCGGGCTTGGGCTCAGGCATCGTGCGGGTGCATGGCACCGACAAGGCGCTTGCGTTTACGTCCGACGTGACGCCGCGCTATGTCAAAGCCAACCCCTTTGAGGGCGGCAAACAGGCTGTTGCCGAAGCGTATCGCAACTTATGTGCCGTGGGCGCGCGGCCACTTGCCACCACCGACAACATGAATTTCGGCAATCCCGAAAAGCCCGAAATAATGGGCCAGTTTGTGGGGGCAATCAAAGGCATCGGGGCTGCTGTGAAAGCGCTGGATATGCCGATCGTGTCGGGCAACGTCTCTCTTTATAACGAAACTGACGGCACTGGCATACTGCCCACCCCCACCATCGGGGCCGTGGGTCTGCTGGATCACACCGACGACATTATTGGCACCCAGGTGCGCGATGGCCATGTTGCCTTGGTCTTGGGCGACACCGCCGGGCACTTGGGTCAATCGGCCCTTTTGGCACAGGTTTTCCGGCGCGCCGATGGAGATGCGCCGCATGTGGACCTCGACGCTGAGCGCGCGCATGGCGATTTCATTCGTGCCAACCGGGCGCTGATCAAAGCCTGCACGGATTTAAGCGATGGCGGTCTGGCGCTGGCCGCGTTTGAGCTGGCCGAAAGCGCCGGTGTCGGCGTCACGATAGATGCCGATGACACACCGACCCTTTTTGGCGAAGATCAGGCGCGCTATCTGATTGCGTGCAATTTCGACGAGGCCGAGGCCCTGATGTCAGCGGCAGGGGCAGCAGGCGTGCCGCTGACCACCGTGGGCAGCTTTGGCGGTGATCAGGTGACGTTTGGCAGCACCTCGGCCCCCCTGGCCGAGCTGTCTGAGGTCTACCGCAGCGCATTTGCCGCCGCATTTGCATAA
- a CDS encoding FkbM family methyltransferase: MDGNAMLDGTAKPTSAFITSRGMKFPNHADIIKGRLRALLRKNVYDYKESVAALRVVREGDVVIELGAGIGYMSTLVASKRKVKSVHSFEANPHLIPYIQQVHAANGLTNAHVTNAILGSRKGTVDFYVRDNVLGSSLAQLEGEVDPPSTKVDVLNGKTVFKEIGANVLICDIEGAEVDLIPTLDLTGLRAAVIELHPQWIGPEGVNTVFKAFMDAGLAYYHRASTNKVVCFRTEW; the protein is encoded by the coding sequence ATGGATGGAAACGCAATGCTGGACGGGACCGCAAAACCGACCTCTGCCTTTATCACGTCACGGGGCATGAAATTCCCCAACCACGCAGACATCATCAAGGGCCGCCTGAGGGCGTTACTGCGCAAAAACGTCTATGATTACAAAGAATCCGTGGCCGCCCTGCGGGTCGTCAGGGAAGGGGATGTTGTCATAGAACTGGGGGCTGGCATCGGATATATGTCGACGCTGGTCGCGTCAAAACGCAAGGTCAAATCGGTCCATTCGTTTGAGGCAAACCCCCATCTCATTCCCTATATTCAACAGGTCCATGCCGCAAATGGCTTGACCAATGCCCATGTCACCAACGCCATTTTGGGCAGCCGCAAGGGCACGGTTGATTTCTATGTCCGCGATAACGTGCTGGGCTCATCACTGGCCCAGCTTGAAGGCGAAGTGGACCCGCCCAGCACCAAAGTTGACGTGCTCAATGGCAAGACCGTTTTCAAGGAAATCGGTGCCAATGTGCTGATCTGTGACATCGAAGGGGCCGAAGTTGATCTGATCCCGACGCTTGATTTGACCGGCCTGCGCGCCGCCGTCATCGAATTGCACCCCCAATGGATCGGCCCAGAAGGTGTGAACACGGTGTTCAAGGCGTTCATGGATGCTGGATTGGCCTATTATCACCGTGCATCGACCAACAAGGTCGTGTGTTTTCGCACGGAATGGTGA
- a CDS encoding MoxR family ATPase: MTDISSIDGVQKMLSDQGYICGRALGTVVFLSLKLGRPLFLEGEAGVGKTEIAKALAAGLNRRLIRLQCYEGLDASSAVYEWNFPAQMVAIRTAEAAGGADSADLNTQLFSDAFLIERPLLQAMRPDENGAPILLIDELDRTDAPFEAFLLEALSDFQVTIPELGTITAPEPPIVILTSNRTREVHDALKRRCLYHWVDYPDFDREMEILTARVPEAAESLSREVVAFVQHLRTEDLFKKPGVAETIDWAKCLLALDVITLSPEVIADTLGAILKYQDDIAKLHGSEAKRILDQAKSSLEPA, from the coding sequence ATGACAGATATATCCAGTATTGATGGCGTGCAAAAGATGTTGAGTGATCAAGGCTATATCTGCGGCCGCGCCCTTGGCACCGTGGTGTTTTTGAGCCTCAAACTGGGCCGGCCCCTGTTTCTGGAAGGCGAGGCCGGTGTTGGCAAGACCGAGATTGCCAAGGCGCTGGCGGCGGGCCTTAACCGGCGGTTGATCCGTCTGCAATGCTATGAGGGTCTTGATGCGTCCTCGGCGGTTTATGAATGGAACTTTCCGGCGCAAATGGTCGCGATCCGCACCGCGGAAGCGGCAGGAGGGGCGGACAGTGCCGATCTGAACACCCAGCTTTTCAGTGATGCCTTTCTGATTGAACGGCCCTTGCTGCAGGCGATGCGCCCGGATGAAAACGGCGCCCCGATCCTGCTGATTGATGAACTGGACCGCACCGATGCCCCGTTTGAGGCATTCCTGCTCGAAGCGCTGAGTGATTTTCAGGTGACAATTCCTGAGCTTGGCACCATCACCGCCCCGGAACCTCCCATCGTGATCCTGACGTCCAACCGCACACGCGAAGTGCATGATGCGCTCAAACGCCGATGCCTCTATCATTGGGTGGATTATCCCGATTTCGACCGTGAAATGGAAATTCTGACCGCCCGCGTCCCTGAGGCGGCCGAAAGCCTGAGCCGCGAAGTGGTTGCTTTTGTTCAGCACCTGCGCACTGAAGATTTGTTCAAGAAACCCGGCGTGGCTGAAACAATTGACTGGGCCAAATGTCTGCTGGCGCTGGATGTGATCACGCTCAGCCCCGAGGTGATTGCCGATACCCTTGGGGCGATCCTGAAATATCAGGACGACATCGCAAAACTGCACGGATCAGAGGCGAAGCGCATTCTGGATCAGGCCAAATCATCGCTTGAGCCTGCATGA
- a CDS encoding glycosyltransferase family 2 protein yields the protein MRLTLLIGPTEATAARFRSLLKQKAGPLQKQGIHVPDWNHVRLYAACADPKEVGVLRFQRGMESPLVQRTLTSEFETLIPKELAEVTADHVVVAAAQLGNLLSAPAELARLTALFDPHFDDIRIVAHVDEQARMMVQHYAYAVMEGRRHSLAQEIDLAGEKNWWDGALAKRGVNEPFFGLFNDIQHPPFWLDFKAMLALWENTFGMGKVTLRPMDMVHLFSENGAAEMAHVLGLPGPLGKVDASPLPPPRPAAWLTRMRLFSDVLIKYMQARDILCPRNLWQQMLNGIRVEGPPIEPGSLGALSKHFKSANAGLIKMFPDLKTALKPDAPLAPWTEADPAFGFRATQYLTAFSHRIRADATPIAEKRAEAASVKDASAKFDRLLMETAETDDEKDANARLLNRVKVNHQMVLSTQFKPHNNLGAVNEEELGAAYAPVPARTLKPGSTGNVIVGCMKNEAPYILEWVAYHRAIGVDTFLIYTNDCTDGTDEILGRLQDMGILQHRKNDNWKGNSPQQYALNQALKEPVIQNADWIIHIDVDEFINVRTGNGTLDDLFAAVPDATNIAMTWRLFGHNGVTRLSDEFVIEQFDTCAPKYCPKPHTVWGFKTMFRNIGAYAKISCHRPNKLEEAFENKVKWVNGSGKDMTRDASHNGWRSSKSNIGYDLLQLNHYALRSAESFLIKRQRGRALHVDRSIGINYWIRMDWCDFRDVTIKRNVPRVRAEYDALMTDNKLKEFHQQGLDWHRAKARELHGMPEFSDLYKQALDVKLDEAERVAYALSLDMES from the coding sequence ATGCGGTTGACCCTCTTGATCGGCCCGACAGAAGCCACCGCAGCGCGGTTTCGATCCCTGTTAAAGCAAAAAGCGGGCCCCCTTCAGAAACAGGGGATCCATGTTCCAGACTGGAACCATGTCCGCCTCTATGCCGCCTGCGCAGACCCGAAAGAAGTGGGCGTTTTGCGCTTCCAGCGCGGGATGGAAAGCCCACTGGTCCAGCGCACCCTGACCAGTGAATTTGAGACGCTGATCCCCAAAGAATTGGCCGAAGTGACCGCCGATCACGTGGTGGTCGCAGCCGCGCAATTGGGCAATCTGCTGTCCGCCCCTGCGGAACTGGCGCGGCTCACGGCGCTCTTTGACCCGCATTTCGACGACATTCGGATCGTTGCGCATGTCGATGAACAGGCGCGGATGATGGTGCAGCACTATGCCTATGCGGTGATGGAAGGCAGGCGGCATTCACTGGCGCAGGAAATTGATCTGGCCGGCGAAAAGAACTGGTGGGACGGCGCACTGGCAAAGCGGGGTGTGAATGAACCGTTCTTTGGCCTCTTCAACGACATTCAGCACCCGCCGTTCTGGCTCGATTTCAAGGCGATGCTGGCGCTCTGGGAAAACACCTTTGGCATGGGCAAAGTCACCTTGCGGCCGATGGACATGGTGCATCTCTTCTCTGAAAACGGTGCGGCTGAAATGGCGCATGTTCTGGGACTGCCCGGTCCCTTGGGCAAAGTTGATGCCAGCCCACTGCCCCCGCCCCGTCCCGCCGCATGGCTGACCCGGATGCGCCTTTTTAGTGATGTGCTGATCAAATACATGCAGGCGCGTGATATTCTGTGCCCCCGCAATCTGTGGCAACAGATGCTCAACGGGATCAGGGTTGAGGGACCGCCCATTGAACCGGGCAGTCTTGGGGCTTTGTCGAAACACTTCAAATCGGCAAACGCCGGCCTGATCAAGATGTTTCCGGATTTGAAAACCGCTCTGAAGCCAGACGCGCCGCTTGCCCCCTGGACAGAGGCAGACCCCGCATTCGGCTTTCGCGCCACACAATACCTCACCGCATTCAGCCACCGCATCCGCGCCGACGCGACGCCCATCGCCGAAAAGCGCGCCGAAGCGGCATCGGTGAAAGACGCGTCGGCCAAGTTCGACCGCCTGTTGATGGAAACCGCCGAGACCGACGACGAAAAGGATGCAAACGCGCGTCTTCTCAACCGGGTCAAGGTCAATCACCAGATGGTCCTGTCGACCCAATTCAAACCCCACAACAACCTCGGCGCGGTGAATGAGGAAGAACTGGGTGCGGCCTATGCCCCCGTCCCCGCGCGGACCCTCAAACCCGGATCGACCGGCAATGTGATCGTCGGCTGCATGAAGAATGAGGCACCCTATATCCTTGAATGGGTTGCCTATCACCGCGCCATAGGGGTCGATACATTCTTGATCTACACAAATGATTGCACCGATGGCACCGATGAGATTCTGGGACGGTTGCAAGACATGGGCATCTTGCAACACCGCAAAAACGACAATTGGAAGGGCAATTCACCCCAGCAATATGCGCTGAACCAGGCGCTGAAAGAGCCGGTGATCCAGAACGCCGATTGGATCATTCACATTGATGTGGATGAATTTATCAACGTGCGCACCGGCAATGGGACGCTGGATGATCTTTTTGCCGCCGTCCCGGATGCCACCAACATCGCGATGACCTGGCGGCTGTTTGGTCACAATGGCGTGACCCGGTTGAGCGATGAATTCGTGATCGAACAATTTGACACCTGCGCGCCCAAATACTGCCCCAAGCCGCACACTGTCTGGGGCTTCAAGACCATGTTTCGAAACATCGGGGCTTACGCAAAAATCTCGTGTCATCGCCCGAACAAACTTGAAGAAGCCTTTGAAAATAAGGTGAAATGGGTCAATGGCTCGGGCAAGGACATGACCCGTGACGCCAGCCACAATGGCTGGCGGTCATCAAAGAGCAACATCGGGTACGACCTATTGCAGCTCAACCATTATGCGCTGCGGTCCGCAGAATCCTTTCTGATCAAACGCCAAAGGGGCCGGGCCTTGCACGTGGATCGCTCCATTGGGATCAACTACTGGATCCGCATGGATTGGTGCGATTTCCGCGATGTGACCATCAAACGCAACGTTCCCCGGGTGCGCGCGGAATATGATGCGCTGATGACAGACAACAAACTGAAAGAATTTCACCAGCAAGGTTTGGACTGGCACCGTGCCAAGGCCCGCGAACTGCACGGCATGCCCGAATTCAGCGATCTCTACAAACAGGCGCTGGATGTTAAATTAGACGAAGCCGAACGGGTGGCCTATGCGCTGTCACTGGATATGGAGAGCTGA
- a CDS encoding glycosyltransferase family 2 protein has translation MRITVVTCVKNEGPFLLEWIAFQRLIGVTDFLFYSNDCTDATDSLLDQLQEHGIVAHLPNPATNRNYQIQALNAARRHPLVRKSDWVWVTDVDEFLNIHVGDHTIPALIDACQNPKAISITFQYFANGGVETFEDVPVITQFLHSHNPDLWCAETAIEVKSLVRSDFPLQYYRAHRPFHDDAKETPAWKDGSGRTVPAPFRRRANKRRVRAFPAKGARQFATLNHYALRSLDSHLVKIDRGDVNRENRAFDETYWRERNDAAYFDDSILRYAEALKVEMDRLKALPGVGDLHDKAVALHKARRDALLEQDSYLAMQRQFRETSPYCAAEEAIINEIAGV, from the coding sequence ATGCGGATCACGGTTGTCACTTGTGTGAAAAACGAGGGGCCGTTTCTGTTGGAATGGATCGCCTTTCAACGTCTCATTGGGGTGACAGATTTTCTGTTTTATTCCAACGATTGTACGGACGCGACAGATTCCCTTCTTGATCAATTGCAAGAGCATGGGATTGTCGCGCATTTGCCGAACCCGGCAACCAACCGCAATTATCAGATCCAGGCACTGAATGCAGCGCGAAGGCACCCGTTGGTCCGAAAGTCCGATTGGGTCTGGGTCACGGATGTGGATGAGTTTTTGAACATCCATGTCGGCGATCATACCATCCCGGCGCTCATCGACGCCTGCCAAAATCCAAAAGCGATTTCGATCACCTTTCAGTATTTCGCAAATGGCGGGGTTGAAACATTTGAGGACGTGCCGGTGATCACCCAGTTCCTGCACAGCCACAATCCCGACCTGTGGTGCGCTGAAACCGCGATTGAGGTCAAAAGCCTCGTTCGAAGTGATTTTCCGCTGCAGTATTACCGCGCGCACCGTCCTTTCCATGATGACGCCAAGGAAACGCCCGCATGGAAAGATGGATCAGGGCGCACCGTCCCTGCGCCATTTCGTAGGCGCGCCAACAAGCGCCGCGTCCGCGCCTTTCCGGCCAAGGGCGCGCGGCAGTTCGCAACATTGAACCATTATGCCCTTCGATCGCTGGACAGCCATCTGGTCAAGATCGACCGCGGTGATGTGAACCGCGAAAACCGGGCGTTTGACGAAACCTATTGGCGCGAACGCAATGATGCGGCCTATTTCGATGACAGCATCCTGCGTTATGCGGAGGCGCTGAAGGTTGAAATGGACCGGCTCAAGGCATTGCCCGGTGTGGGCGATCTGCACGACAAGGCCGTGGCGCTGCACAAGGCCCGGCGTGATGCGCTGCTGGAACAGGACAGCTACCTTGCGATGCAAAGACAATTTCGCGAGACATCCCCCTATTGCGCCGCCGAAGAAGCCATCATCAATGAGATTGCAGGGGTATGA
- a CDS encoding YciI family protein: MLYTIHFHDNPDADPDLRPRFMAQHLAFLTDNKKAIRAAGPLKEDDGQVKGGLWLVDVATVEQAWDLVKTDPFWTTGLRDKVEIKQWLQVFAEGQTLV; this comes from the coding sequence ATGCTTTACACCATTCATTTTCACGATAACCCGGATGCGGACCCCGATCTGCGGCCACGTTTCATGGCGCAGCACTTGGCGTTCCTGACCGACAACAAGAAAGCGATACGCGCCGCGGGCCCGCTGAAAGAAGACGACGGGCAGGTGAAAGGCGGGCTTTGGCTTGTGGACGTGGCAACAGTCGAACAGGCCTGGGACCTCGTTAAAACAGATCCGTTCTGGACGACCGGACTGCGGGACAAGGTTGAGATCAAGCAATGGTTGCAGGTCTTTGCCGAGGGTCAGACGCTTGTCTGA